Genomic window (Ureibacillus composti):
ATAAATTGTTCCAATCAAATTTTTTTGTTACTAAAATCGCCGTTTCAAAATCCGGTCGTTGCATTTTAACCTCTTTTAGTAATTCTTCATGAAACGAAGAAAAATGACTTCCCTTAGGTAATGTCAATTTATATAATAAATCTTTTAAAAGTGCTCTATTTGTTTCTAAAGATTCTTTCAGTTCAATATTGAGTGGAAATTGATTTGTATTTGCCCATTCAATTACTTCTAACAATTTCGGAATTCTCTGAGATGAAAAATGCCTTAAAATTGGCTTACCTATTGGATAATTTTTTAATTCCTCTTCCGTACAATCTGTTATTAATTTACTTACTCCTGTAAGACGAAACAAATTTAAATCATGAAATACAACTAAAACTTCATCTTCCGTACATTGTACATCGAGCTCAATTCCATTAGCACCGAGCTGTTTTGCTTTTAAAAATGCTTTAAATGAGTTCTCCACTGCATAGGCAGATGCACCACGGTGTGCAAAAATAGGAATATTTTGATTCATTAAACATTCAACTCTCCAAATTCTATAAGGAATGTACCTTTCTGCTTTTTAGTTAAATGAGAAGATTTCCCCCCAATGTCAATAAAAGTACCGGGGAAAGCTTCCTTCTTAACAACTATTTTCTCTTTCCCAACCTGTTGATAGTCCTTCATTAAATCCTTAATTTCTAGATCTAATTTTTCGGAACTATTCTTCAAATTGTTTAAGTATTGTATTTTTTCATCAACTACAGCAAGTTGTTGCCCTGTAAGCTGTTCTTTATATTGTATTAATGGATTGAGATGAGTTGACAATTGAATGATTTCTTCATGAATAATTTTTAAGTTTGCTGCTTTTTCTTGAATAACTTCAAGTGCTTTTTTCTTATTTGAATTATTAATAATTAATTCTGTTCTTCGCTCTAAATGATTGCCTGCAATTGCTGTGACAATTGTATTTAACGCAACAGCTTTTCCACCAATGATTTTTCCTTTCCGTTCATCAACTAGAATTTTTGAGGCCTCAAGATTTGAACCTAAAGAGTAGGAACCTATAATTATTTCATTTCCTGCTGATAATTTAGCATCATTTACATGTTTCACAAATATATTTCCACCCGCAATTACTTTCGTTTCATTATTTCCGAAAATCCCCCCACGAATATAAATATCTCCTTCTATAGAGTGAATTAATTTAGCTCCTGTTACCCCCTCTATTCCTTCAATTGAAATATCGCCATTT
Coding sequences:
- a CDS encoding glycerophosphodiester phosphodiesterase family protein → MNQNIPIFAHRGASAYAVENSFKAFLKAKQLGANGIELDVQCTEDEVLVVFHDLNLFRLTGVSKLITDCTEEELKNYPIGKPILRHFSSQRIPKLLEVIEWANTNQFPLNIELKESLETNRALLKDLLYKLTLPKGSHFSSFHEELLKEVKMQRPDFETAILVTKKFDWNNLSTYSHIDSIHAHKRYYKEEYLQQCEDAKKGIRFYSIDGMEPFLFDPHSSVIGWITDYPDRLVKIQKKLQK